The Cupriavidus nantongensis genome has a segment encoding these proteins:
- a CDS encoding MFS transporter: protein MPADTALASPPPDTSFRTDIPGRLDRLPWSRWHWRVAIALGIAWVLDGLEVTLVGSVGAVLERPDTLGLSATEVGWSGSLYIAGAVLGALVFGRMADRLGRKRLFLATLAVYMVATLATAFAPDFAFFAACRFCTGLGIGGEYAAINSAIDELIPARVRGRVNLAINGSFWLGAALGAGLSLVLLDARVFGPVWGWRACFALGAVLAVAIVLVRRHVPESPRWLATHGRLDEAERIIAAIEAEVRASHGPLPPVSPDCAAVAMRRRAAPGAGEVMRLLLRRFRQRSLITLALMVAQAFFYNAIFFTYALVLSRFYGVPEARVALYIFPFALGNALGPLLLGPLFDHVGRRRMIAATYVLSGVGLALTGWAFVQGWLDARTQALCWSAVFFLASAAASSAYLTASEVFPLEMRALAISVFYAVGTGTGGFIAPLLLGALIESGSREAVAAGYGFGAALVIVAGLLALRFGIDAERRPLEHIAPPLGSDE from the coding sequence ATGCCAGCCGATACCGCCCTCGCCAGCCCGCCCCCCGATACCAGCTTCCGCACCGACATTCCCGGGCGGCTCGACCGCCTGCCGTGGTCGCGCTGGCACTGGCGCGTGGCGATCGCGCTGGGTATCGCGTGGGTGCTCGATGGCCTGGAGGTCACGCTGGTCGGCTCGGTCGGCGCGGTGCTGGAGCGGCCCGATACGCTGGGGCTGAGCGCGACCGAGGTGGGCTGGTCGGGCTCGCTCTATATCGCCGGCGCGGTGCTGGGCGCGCTGGTGTTCGGGCGCATGGCCGACCGGCTCGGCCGCAAGCGGCTGTTCCTGGCCACGCTGGCCGTCTACATGGTGGCCACGCTGGCGACCGCGTTCGCGCCCGACTTTGCCTTCTTTGCCGCCTGCCGCTTCTGCACCGGCCTGGGCATCGGCGGCGAGTATGCCGCCATCAATTCGGCCATCGACGAACTGATTCCCGCGCGCGTCAGGGGACGCGTGAACCTGGCCATCAACGGCAGTTTCTGGCTCGGTGCGGCGCTGGGCGCGGGGCTCAGCCTGGTGTTGCTGGATGCGCGCGTCTTCGGGCCGGTGTGGGGCTGGCGCGCCTGCTTCGCGCTCGGCGCGGTGCTGGCGGTGGCGATCGTGCTGGTGCGCCGGCATGTGCCGGAGAGCCCGCGCTGGCTTGCCACGCACGGCCGGCTGGACGAGGCCGAACGGATCATCGCCGCGATCGAGGCCGAAGTACGCGCCAGCCATGGGCCACTGCCGCCGGTGTCGCCCGATTGCGCCGCGGTGGCAATGCGCCGCCGCGCAGCCCCGGGCGCGGGCGAGGTCATGCGCCTGCTGTTGCGGCGCTTTCGCCAGCGCAGCCTGATCACGCTGGCGCTGATGGTGGCGCAGGCCTTCTTCTACAACGCGATCTTCTTCACCTATGCGCTGGTGCTGTCGCGCTTCTACGGCGTGCCGGAAGCGCGCGTGGCGCTGTATATCTTTCCGTTCGCGCTCGGCAATGCGCTCGGGCCGCTGCTGCTGGGTCCACTGTTCGACCACGTCGGGCGCCGGCGCATGATCGCCGCCACCTACGTGCTGTCCGGCGTTGGCCTCGCGCTCACAGGCTGGGCCTTCGTGCAGGGCTGGCTCGACGCGCGCACGCAGGCGCTGTGCTGGTCCGCCGTGTTCTTCCTTGCCTCCGCCGCGGCCAGCTCCGCCTACCTGACCGCAAGCGAGGTGTTCCCGCTGGAAATGCGCGCGCTGGCGATCTCGGTGTTCTACGCCGTGGGTACCGGCACCGGCGGCTTTATCGCGCCGCTGCTGCTGGGCGCCTTGATCGAGAGCGGCAGCCGCGAAGCGGTGGCGGCGGGCTACGGCTTCGGCGCGGCGCTGGTGATCGTCGCCGGGCTGCTGGCGTTGCGCTTCGGCATCGATGCCGAACGCCGCCCGCTGGAGCATATCGCGCCGCCGCTCGGCAGCGACGAATAG
- a CDS encoding TRAP transporter small permease subunit, whose product MQRLLLRIDWLSTFVGQAASWLIIALTLMISYEVFSRYALGAPHAWVFDASNMLYGTLFMLAGAYTLAKRGHVRGDILYGFLSPRMQAGIDLVLYLAFFFPGVIALAWAGIDFFEVSLAQNEHSSIAADGPPIYPFKAVIPVAGALLLLQGVAETIRCIMCLRSGNWPLREGDVEEVDVDKLKEMVHATPTAELAGQADAAPPRDNPPGAGR is encoded by the coding sequence GTGCAACGCCTGCTGCTGCGCATCGACTGGCTCAGCACCTTCGTCGGCCAGGCCGCCTCGTGGCTGATCATCGCGCTCACGCTGATGATCAGCTACGAGGTGTTCTCGCGCTATGCGCTGGGCGCCCCGCACGCCTGGGTGTTCGATGCCAGCAACATGCTGTACGGCACGCTGTTCATGCTGGCGGGCGCCTACACGCTGGCCAAGCGCGGCCACGTGCGCGGCGATATCCTCTACGGCTTCCTGTCGCCGCGGATGCAGGCCGGCATCGACCTGGTGCTGTACCTGGCGTTCTTCTTTCCCGGCGTGATCGCGCTGGCGTGGGCCGGCATCGACTTCTTCGAGGTCTCGCTGGCGCAGAACGAACACTCTTCCATTGCCGCCGACGGCCCGCCGATCTATCCGTTCAAAGCGGTGATCCCGGTGGCCGGCGCGCTGCTGCTGCTTCAGGGCGTGGCCGAGACCATCCGCTGCATCATGTGCCTGCGCAGCGGCAACTGGCCGCTGCGCGAAGGCGATGTCGAGGAAGTCGACGTCGACAAGCTCAAGGAGATGGTGCACGCCACGCCGACCGCTGAACTGGCCGGACAGGCCGACGCTGCGCCGCCGCGCGACAACCCGCCGGGAGCCGGCCGATGA
- a CDS encoding nucleoside deaminase, which yields MSTTEAYLLDSIRLAMENVRERNTWPFGAVVVRDGTVLARAVNEVDATCDPSAHAEMQAVRAASRALGKPDLSGCTVYASGYPCPMCLTAMYLAGVEAVYYAYSNEDGAPYDLSAERGYVELARPLDQREMKLAYVPARDQGVDLYEAWRARQGQ from the coding sequence GTGTCGACAACCGAAGCCTATCTGCTGGATTCCATCCGCCTCGCCATGGAGAACGTGCGCGAGCGCAATACCTGGCCCTTTGGCGCCGTGGTGGTCAGGGACGGCACGGTGCTGGCGCGCGCGGTCAACGAGGTCGATGCCACCTGCGACCCCAGCGCGCATGCCGAGATGCAGGCGGTGCGCGCCGCCAGCCGCGCGCTGGGCAAGCCCGACCTGAGCGGCTGCACCGTGTACGCCAGCGGCTATCCCTGCCCGATGTGCCTGACCGCGATGTACCTGGCCGGGGTCGAGGCGGTCTACTACGCGTATTCCAACGAGGATGGCGCCCCTTACGACTTGTCCGCCGAGCGCGGCTATGTCGAGCTGGCCCGTCCGCTCGACCAGCGCGAAATGAAGCTGGCCTATGTACCGGCGCGCGACCAGGGCGTCGACCTGTACGAAGCCTGGCGCGCGCGCCAGGGCCAGTAA
- a CDS encoding TRAP transporter substrate-binding protein, translating to MASRARKSEGRSSGQGSSVSRRGFLGGAAGAAAGAAAMGFPAIVKAQGPVTMRWQSTWPTKDIFHEFAGDFVTKVNDMSGGDLKIELLPAGAVVKAFDLIDAVSKGTLDGGHGVIAYWYGKNSALALWGSGPAWGMDPNMLLAWHKYGGGKELQQEIYRSLNLDVVSFLYGPMPTQPLGWFKKPITKPEDFKGLKFRTVGLSIDIFTGLGAAVNALPGAEIVPALDRGLLDAAEFNNASSDRALGFQDVSKICMLRSFHQCSEQFEILFNKKRYDALPAKLKALIANAVDAASADMSMKAIDRYSKDYQALQQQGVKFYATPNSVLQAQLKIWDEIVARKEKENPMFKKVNDSMKAFAQRSTRWQNDTNVDYRLASSHYFSKRG from the coding sequence ATGGCATCCAGGGCGAGGAAATCAGAGGGGCGGAGCAGCGGCCAGGGGAGCAGTGTCTCCCGGCGCGGCTTTCTGGGCGGTGCCGCCGGCGCTGCCGCGGGCGCGGCCGCCATGGGCTTCCCGGCCATCGTCAAGGCACAGGGGCCGGTCACGATGCGCTGGCAGAGCACCTGGCCGACCAAGGATATTTTCCACGAGTTCGCCGGCGACTTCGTCACCAAGGTGAACGACATGTCGGGCGGCGACCTCAAGATCGAGCTGCTGCCCGCGGGCGCGGTGGTCAAGGCCTTCGACCTGATCGACGCGGTCAGCAAGGGCACGCTCGACGGCGGCCATGGCGTGATCGCGTACTGGTACGGCAAGAACTCGGCGCTGGCGCTGTGGGGCTCGGGCCCGGCCTGGGGCATGGACCCGAACATGCTGCTGGCCTGGCACAAGTACGGCGGCGGCAAGGAACTGCAGCAGGAGATCTACCGCAGCCTGAACCTGGACGTGGTGTCGTTCCTGTACGGGCCGATGCCGACCCAGCCGCTGGGCTGGTTCAAGAAGCCCATCACCAAGCCTGAAGATTTCAAGGGCCTGAAGTTCCGCACCGTCGGGTTGTCGATCGATATCTTCACCGGCCTGGGCGCCGCGGTGAACGCTCTGCCGGGTGCCGAGATCGTGCCGGCGCTGGACCGCGGCCTGCTCGATGCGGCGGAGTTCAACAACGCCAGCTCCGACCGCGCGCTGGGTTTCCAGGACGTGTCCAAGATCTGCATGCTGCGCAGCTTCCACCAGTGCTCGGAGCAGTTCGAGATCCTGTTCAACAAGAAGCGCTACGACGCCTTGCCGGCCAAGCTCAAGGCGCTGATCGCCAATGCGGTGGACGCGGCCTCGGCCGACATGTCGATGAAGGCGATCGACCGCTATTCCAAGGACTACCAGGCGCTGCAGCAGCAGGGCGTGAAGTTCTACGCCACCCCCAACTCGGTGCTGCAGGCGCAGCTGAAGATCTGGGACGAGATCGTCGCGCGCAAGGAAAAAGAGAACCCCATGTTCAAGAAGGTCAATGATTCGATGAAGGCCTTCGCGCAGCGCTCCACGCGCTGGCAGAACGATACCAACGTCGACTACCGGCTGGCCTCCAGCCATTACTTCTCCAAGCGCGGCTGA
- a CDS encoding TRAP transporter large permease produces MRKELWFGVTLMVLIIGGVAWFMPAQGDWTSGHLGLLMLALIVVAIMLGFPTAFTLMGMGVLFSWLAYRNANPEIAVQQTLDLMVQRAYAVMTNDVLISVPLFVFMGYLVERSNLIEKLFRSLHLALAWIPGSLAVATLVTCAIFATATGIVGAVVTLMGLLAFPAMLRAGYSTSMSAGAVTAGGCLGILIPPSVLLIVYGATAGVSVVQLYAGAFFPGLMLTGLYVLYIVLLAKLKPALAPPLPEAERVVPLPPVARTLQARGATHALPALGAGLMRALKGPRNAEVPSAVFARQLGIVLLPALATALVMGTIYSAVTAPAASIAIEAPLSLGGAEESSAAVDDLAAPPAEEPAAPAAAAPATPAAPATSATPSATEADARPPSTPAAAAVAAPRWFWITLAVVGLLLVYFYWRFSFARVEIFKMLLTSFFPLALLILAVLGSIVFGLATPTEAAAVGSLGGALLAAAYRQLNFGVLKESVLLTAKTSAMVCWLFVGSSIFSAAFALLGGQALVEQWVLSMNLSPVQFMILAQLIIFLLGWPLEWTEIIIIFMPIFIPLLDNFGIDPLFFGLLVALNLQTAFLSPPVAMAAFYLKGVAPPHVTLNQIFLGMLPFMGIQVIALVLLYVFPEIGLWLPTVLYR; encoded by the coding sequence ATGAGGAAGGAACTGTGGTTCGGCGTGACCCTGATGGTGCTGATCATCGGCGGCGTGGCGTGGTTCATGCCCGCACAGGGCGACTGGACCAGCGGGCACCTGGGCCTGCTGATGCTGGCGCTGATCGTGGTGGCGATCATGCTGGGCTTTCCCACCGCCTTCACGCTGATGGGCATGGGCGTGCTGTTTTCCTGGCTGGCCTACCGCAACGCCAACCCGGAGATCGCGGTACAGCAGACGCTGGACCTGATGGTGCAGCGCGCCTATGCGGTGATGACCAACGATGTGCTGATCTCGGTCCCGCTGTTCGTGTTCATGGGCTACCTGGTCGAGCGCTCGAACCTGATCGAGAAACTGTTCCGCAGCCTGCACCTGGCGCTGGCGTGGATCCCGGGCTCGCTCGCAGTGGCCACGCTGGTGACCTGCGCGATCTTCGCCACCGCCACCGGCATCGTCGGCGCGGTGGTCACGCTGATGGGCCTGCTGGCGTTCCCGGCGATGCTGCGCGCGGGCTACAGCACCTCGATGTCGGCCGGCGCGGTGACTGCCGGCGGCTGCCTGGGCATCCTGATTCCGCCATCCGTGCTGCTGATCGTCTACGGCGCCACCGCGGGCGTCTCGGTGGTGCAGCTCTATGCCGGCGCCTTCTTCCCCGGGCTGATGCTGACCGGGCTCTATGTGCTCTACATCGTGCTGCTGGCCAAGCTCAAGCCCGCGCTGGCGCCGCCGCTGCCGGAAGCCGAACGCGTGGTGCCGCTGCCGCCGGTGGCGCGCACGCTGCAGGCGCGCGGTGCCACCCATGCCTTGCCGGCGCTGGGCGCGGGCCTGATGCGCGCGCTCAAGGGTCCGCGCAACGCCGAGGTGCCGAGTGCCGTGTTCGCGCGCCAGCTCGGCATCGTGCTGCTGCCGGCGCTGGCGACGGCGCTGGTGATGGGTACCATCTATAGCGCAGTCACCGCGCCGGCCGCGAGTATCGCGATCGAGGCCCCATTGTCGCTGGGCGGCGCCGAGGAAAGCAGCGCGGCGGTGGACGACCTGGCGGCACCGCCAGCGGAAGAACCGGCGGCGCCGGCCGCCGCGGCACCGGCCACGCCTGCCGCACCGGCCACGTCCGCGACGCCATCCGCCACCGAAGCCGACGCCCGGCCGCCATCGACACCTGCCGCCGCGGCCGTCGCGGCACCGCGCTGGTTCTGGATCACGCTGGCGGTGGTGGGCCTGCTGCTGGTGTATTTCTACTGGCGCTTCAGCTTTGCGCGGGTGGAAATCTTCAAGATGCTGCTGACGTCGTTCTTCCCGCTGGCGCTGCTGATCCTGGCGGTGCTGGGCTCGATCGTGTTCGGGCTGGCCACGCCCACCGAGGCCGCCGCGGTCGGCTCGCTGGGCGGCGCGCTGCTCGCGGCCGCCTACCGCCAGCTGAACTTCGGCGTGCTCAAGGAATCGGTGCTGCTGACCGCCAAGACCAGCGCCATGGTGTGCTGGCTGTTCGTGGGCTCGTCGATCTTCTCGGCCGCGTTCGCGCTGCTGGGCGGGCAGGCGCTGGTCGAGCAGTGGGTGCTGTCGATGAACCTGTCGCCGGTGCAGTTCATGATCCTGGCGCAGCTGATCATTTTCCTGCTGGGCTGGCCGCTGGAATGGACCGAGATCATCATCATCTTCATGCCGATCTTTATCCCGCTGCTGGACAACTTCGGCATCGATCCGCTGTTCTTCGGGCTGCTGGTGGCGCTGAACCTGCAGACCGCGTTCCTGTCGCCGCCGGTGGCGATGGCCGCGTTCTACCTGAAGGGCGTGGCGCCGCCCCATGTCACGCTGAACCAGATCTTCCTCGGCATGCTGCCGTTCATGGGCATCCAGGTCATTGCGCTGGTGCTGCTCTACGTCTTCCCAGAAATCGGCCTGTGGCTGCCGACCGTGCTGTACCGCTGA
- a CDS encoding glycosyltransferase family 2 protein has product MFALFLENQTLLVINGGVLLATVLLSLLCRHERPADRMLFGGVTALLLGVYLTWRVRETLPDWQMTFASVWAHVFFIFECMTLAYTLLSIVVLSRTSNHTPAADAGEAALRRAQRVPPVDIFIATYNEGLEILEKTIVSALAIDYPDFRVWVLDDTRRDWLREFCERVGANYVTRPDNAHAKAGNLNNGLRHSAAAGGAPYILVLDADFAPHRNILLRTVGLFDDPRVGVVQTPQFYYNADPIQYNLRATECWVDEQRAFFDVMQPAKDAWGAAFCIGTSFVVRRDLIELIGGFPTGTVTEDIHLTYRLLPHGYITRWLNERLSVGLSAEGLPEYISQRSRWGLGTIQVALTADGPLRGRGYTFMQRLHYVHGLLHWLSRPFTLMLLAGPLLYWYFGVSTLYGEPLQFLAYGLPALVAYWAYSIWITGQRALPIFTEVTQIVAALAVTASLVSALFKPFGRPFKVTNKGLDRSKLVIHGKFAALYAGLLGFSALGLGRALVVDPDAQGLAFNTIWTGVALMLYLASLLVCVELPRPRKEERFPHQASALLRVDGREYRVTTKDLSCNGVAVITPLAPAFRPGMEGALWLAQTGWIPCRVVRRDGQLLGIALHTSMAARHALIRLLFTDPAHNIARQGQPKLAISRFMRRALMG; this is encoded by the coding sequence ATGTTCGCCCTCTTCCTGGAAAACCAGACGCTGCTGGTCATCAACGGCGGCGTGCTGCTGGCCACCGTGCTGCTGTCGCTGCTGTGCCGGCACGAGCGGCCGGCGGACCGCATGCTGTTCGGCGGCGTCACCGCGCTCTTGCTGGGCGTGTACCTGACCTGGCGCGTGCGCGAAACCCTGCCCGACTGGCAGATGACCTTCGCCAGCGTATGGGCCCATGTGTTCTTCATCTTCGAATGCATGACGCTGGCCTACACGCTGCTGTCGATCGTGGTGCTGTCGCGCACCAGCAACCACACGCCCGCTGCGGATGCGGGCGAAGCCGCGCTGCGCCGCGCGCAGCGGGTGCCGCCGGTGGACATCTTCATCGCCACCTACAACGAAGGCCTGGAGATCCTGGAGAAGACCATCGTCTCCGCGCTGGCAATCGACTATCCGGACTTCCGCGTCTGGGTGCTCGACGACACCCGGCGCGACTGGCTGCGCGAGTTCTGCGAGCGCGTCGGCGCCAACTACGTGACGCGTCCCGATAATGCCCACGCCAAGGCGGGCAATCTCAACAACGGCCTGCGCCACAGCGCCGCCGCCGGCGGTGCGCCCTACATCCTGGTGCTGGACGCCGACTTCGCGCCCCATCGCAACATCCTGCTGCGCACCGTGGGCCTGTTCGACGACCCGCGCGTGGGCGTGGTGCAGACGCCCCAGTTCTACTACAACGCCGATCCGATCCAGTACAACCTGCGCGCCACCGAATGCTGGGTCGACGAGCAGCGCGCCTTCTTCGACGTGATGCAGCCGGCCAAGGATGCGTGGGGCGCGGCGTTCTGCATCGGCACCTCGTTCGTGGTGCGGCGCGACCTGATCGAGCTGATCGGCGGCTTCCCCACCGGCACCGTGACCGAGGACATCCACCTGACCTACCGGCTGCTGCCGCACGGCTATATCACGCGCTGGCTCAACGAGCGCCTGAGCGTGGGCCTGTCGGCCGAGGGCCTGCCCGAGTACATCAGCCAGCGCAGCCGCTGGGGGCTGGGCACGATCCAGGTGGCGCTGACCGCCGACGGGCCGCTGCGCGGGCGCGGCTACACCTTCATGCAGCGCCTGCACTATGTGCACGGGCTGCTGCACTGGCTGTCGCGCCCGTTCACGCTGATGCTGCTGGCGGGGCCCTTGCTGTACTGGTACTTCGGTGTCTCCACGCTGTACGGCGAGCCGCTGCAGTTCCTCGCTTACGGCCTGCCCGCGCTGGTAGCGTACTGGGCGTACAGCATCTGGATCACCGGGCAGCGCGCGCTGCCGATCTTTACCGAGGTGACGCAGATCGTCGCGGCGCTGGCGGTAACCGCGTCGCTGGTCAGCGCGTTGTTCAAGCCGTTCGGACGGCCGTTCAAGGTCACCAACAAGGGGCTGGACCGCTCCAAGCTGGTGATCCACGGCAAGTTCGCCGCGCTGTACGCCGGCCTGCTGGGGTTCTCCGCGCTGGGCCTCGGCCGCGCGCTGGTGGTCGACCCCGATGCACAGGGCCTGGCCTTCAACACGATCTGGACCGGCGTGGCGCTGATGCTGTACCTGGCCTCGCTGCTGGTGTGCGTGGAACTGCCGCGGCCGCGCAAGGAAGAGCGCTTTCCGCACCAGGCTAGCGCGCTGCTGCGCGTCGACGGGCGCGAATACCGCGTCACCACCAAGGATTTGTCCTGCAACGGCGTGGCCGTGATCACGCCGCTGGCGCCGGCCTTCCGCCCCGGCATGGAGGGCGCGCTGTGGCTGGCGCAGACCGGCTGGATCCCGTGCCGCGTGGTACGCCGCGACGGCCAGCTGCTGGGGATCGCGCTGCATACCAGCATGGCCGCGCGCCACGCGCTGATCCGGCTGCTGTTCACCGATCCTGCCCACAACATTGCCCGACAGGGGCAGCCCAAGCTGGCGATCTCGCGCTTCATGCGGCGCGCGCTGATGGGCTGA
- a CDS encoding HlyD family secretion protein yields MADQRNNPPPRPHSLTPAPLRQPQGDGLVQRPQPVAVPLWHIVPRMAGYGVVLFIIWAVLTIMFPNVFTRSSERAVVNSPVSLVTSPVEGVVMKQMVAAGQPFTANQALMVVQNPNIDRSLLVDLTGKKLDNQQRYDSAKARLESNRRLMAATDQDLQRYNSAAQREHAARVRALEARLASAKAQEDQQQEVVNRNQSMQWAGAVSEAYTNASRYQLSMLSNAKAAAKAELDNAIGESQASRNKVYASSTDGPSATLAQRRQVLGAEAAQLTAELEQLEAYGKSVDAMIATEQERIDRLSNLEIRSPEPGTIEDLIAQPGMRVAAGATLARASNCAQTRVVAVFPRSLSDNLLPGARLNVQVDGVATALPASVAEVLPRAPDGDQARYFVPFPPIEKNEIYVIAKLDRPLGNLPAKAGAASGSAAAPATAGTAAAAAPAQSGHCGMGRWARVTLNQSWLGQLRASL; encoded by the coding sequence ATGGCCGACCAGCGCAACAACCCGCCGCCGCGCCCACACTCACTGACCCCGGCCCCGCTGCGCCAACCCCAGGGCGACGGGCTGGTGCAGCGTCCGCAGCCGGTCGCCGTGCCGCTGTGGCACATCGTGCCGCGCATGGCGGGCTACGGCGTGGTGCTGTTCATCATCTGGGCCGTGCTGACGATCATGTTTCCAAATGTGTTTACGCGCTCGTCGGAACGCGCGGTGGTGAACAGCCCCGTCAGCCTCGTGACCTCGCCGGTGGAAGGCGTGGTGATGAAGCAGATGGTGGCCGCGGGCCAGCCGTTCACGGCCAACCAGGCGCTGATGGTGGTGCAGAACCCCAACATCGATCGTTCGCTGCTGGTCGACCTGACCGGCAAGAAGCTCGACAACCAGCAGCGCTATGACTCGGCCAAGGCGCGGCTGGAAAGCAACCGCCGGCTGATGGCCGCCACCGACCAGGACCTGCAGCGCTACAACAGCGCCGCGCAACGCGAGCATGCCGCGCGCGTGCGCGCGCTGGAAGCGCGGCTGGCTTCGGCCAAGGCGCAGGAAGACCAGCAGCAGGAAGTGGTCAACCGCAACCAGAGCATGCAGTGGGCCGGCGCGGTCAGCGAGGCCTATACCAATGCCTCGCGCTACCAGCTGTCGATGCTGTCCAACGCCAAGGCCGCGGCCAAGGCCGAGCTCGACAATGCCATCGGCGAAAGCCAGGCATCGCGCAACAAGGTCTATGCATCTTCCACCGACGGCCCCAGCGCCACGCTGGCGCAGCGCCGCCAGGTGCTGGGCGCGGAAGCGGCACAGCTGACCGCGGAGCTGGAGCAGCTCGAAGCCTACGGCAAGTCCGTCGACGCAATGATCGCGACCGAGCAGGAACGCATCGACCGGCTCTCCAACCTCGAGATCCGCTCGCCCGAGCCCGGCACCATCGAAGACCTGATCGCGCAGCCGGGCATGCGCGTCGCCGCCGGCGCCACGCTGGCGCGCGCCAGCAACTGCGCGCAGACGCGCGTGGTGGCGGTCTTCCCGCGCAGCCTCAGCGACAACCTGCTGCCCGGTGCGCGCCTGAACGTGCAGGTCGACGGCGTGGCCACGGCGCTGCCGGCGTCGGTGGCCGAGGTGCTGCCGCGCGCGCCGGACGGCGACCAGGCGCGCTACTTCGTGCCGTTCCCGCCGATCGAGAAGAACGAGATCTACGTCATCGCCAAGCTCGACCGCCCACTGGGCAACCTGCCGGCAAAGGCTGGCGCGGCGTCCGGCAGCGCGGCCGCGCCCGCTACCGCAGGCACGGCGGCAGCAGCGGCGCCGGCGCAGTCCGGGCACTGCGGCATGGGCCGCTGGGCCCGCGTCACGCTGAACCAGAGCTGGCTGGGCCAGTTGCGGGCCTCGCTGTAA
- a CDS encoding intradiol ring-cleavage dioxygenase — protein MTTGPAPDAGAPADPDAARRRFLRDLGLLAAAGIAPGTAAAATPAACLLTPAATEGPFYLDDALVRADIRDGRPGQPLRLRIRVVDAGRGCAPVPGALVSIWHCDAQGHYSGEGRSEGRTDRQARFLRGVQPADRDGVATFTSIYPGWYAPRAIHIHFKVLLGSAEALTSQLYFSDALNREVLGSHPAYRAHGVPARATVQDPIAGPRPNLVEVRQAADAAGMLEGRFTVGIARA, from the coding sequence ATGACCACGGGCCCGGCACCTGATGCCGGCGCCCCCGCCGATCCCGACGCGGCGCGCCGCCGCTTCCTGCGCGACCTGGGCCTGCTGGCCGCGGCCGGCATCGCGCCGGGCACGGCCGCGGCGGCGACGCCCGCGGCCTGCCTGCTGACCCCGGCCGCCACCGAAGGCCCGTTCTATCTGGACGATGCCCTGGTGCGCGCCGATATCCGCGACGGCCGCCCCGGCCAGCCGCTGCGGCTGCGCATCCGCGTGGTCGATGCCGGACGCGGCTGCGCGCCGGTGCCGGGTGCCCTGGTCAGCATCTGGCACTGCGATGCGCAAGGCCACTACAGCGGCGAAGGGCGCAGTGAAGGCCGTACTGACCGGCAGGCGCGCTTCCTGCGCGGCGTGCAGCCGGCGGACCGCGACGGCGTCGCCACCTTCACCTCGATCTATCCCGGCTGGTACGCGCCGCGCGCCATCCATATCCATTTCAAGGTGCTGCTTGGAAGTGCCGAGGCGCTGACCAGCCAGCTGTATTTCAGCGACGCGCTCAACCGCGAGGTGCTGGGCAGCCATCCGGCCTACCGTGCGCACGGCGTGCCGGCGCGCGCCACGGTGCAGGACCCCATTGCCGGCCCGCGCCCCAACCTCGTCGAAGTGCGCCAGGCCGCCGACGCAGCAGGAATGCTCGAGGGCCGCTTCACCGTCGGCATCGCGCGCGCCTGA